Proteins encoded within one genomic window of Mycolicibacterium monacense:
- a CDS encoding SDR family oxidoreductase: protein MTVQQFEGASAIVSGGAGGLGEATVRRLHADGLGVVIADLAEDKGKALADELGSRALFVSTDVTSEVSILGAIEQANQLGQLRYAVVAHGGFGVAQRIVQRDGTPADMGGFTKTIDLYLNGTYNLTRLVAASVAAAEPRDGGERGAIVMTASVAGYEGQIGQTAYAAAKAGVIGLTIAAARDLSSVGIRVNTIAPGTMKTPIMESVGEEAIAKFAANIPFPKRLGAPDEFADAAAFLLTNGYANGEVMRLDGAQRFTPK, encoded by the coding sequence GTGACGGTACAGCAATTCGAAGGCGCGTCGGCGATTGTCAGCGGCGGTGCGGGTGGTCTCGGCGAGGCGACGGTACGGCGGTTGCACGCCGACGGTCTGGGTGTGGTGATCGCCGATCTCGCCGAAGACAAGGGCAAGGCCTTGGCCGACGAGCTGGGCAGCCGCGCCCTGTTCGTCAGCACCGACGTGACGAGCGAGGTCAGCATCCTCGGCGCCATCGAGCAGGCCAACCAGCTGGGTCAGCTGCGCTACGCAGTGGTCGCACACGGCGGTTTCGGTGTGGCGCAACGGATCGTCCAGCGCGATGGCACCCCGGCCGACATGGGCGGCTTCACCAAGACCATCGACCTCTACCTCAACGGCACGTACAACCTGACCCGGCTGGTGGCCGCTTCCGTCGCCGCCGCCGAACCGCGCGACGGCGGCGAACGGGGTGCCATCGTGATGACCGCCTCGGTGGCGGGCTACGAAGGCCAGATCGGGCAGACCGCCTACGCCGCAGCGAAAGCAGGCGTCATCGGGTTGACCATCGCGGCCGCCCGCGACCTCAGCTCGGTGGGTATCCGGGTCAACACCATCGCACCGGGCACGATGAAGACGCCGATCATGGAGTCGGTCGGCGAGGAGGCCATCGCCAAGTTCGCGGCCAACATCCCGTTCCCGAAGCGGCTCGGCGCTCCCGACGAGTTCGCCGACGCGGCGGCGTTCCTGCTGACCAACGGCTACGCCAACGGCGAGGTCATGCGCCTCGACGGCGCACAGCGCTTCACGCCGAAGTAA
- a CDS encoding acyl-CoA dehydrogenase family protein has translation MSALAGGVFGADSPQDDNVELRRLVDELGRRSYDAGLGRRGLPEQLDGDLWRNLTDTGLARLTSTPDMGAGPEELAIALYGVARHAGAVPLAETDALAGWLGRQAGIELPDGPLTVAIADADADGGRVTGTAQAVPWARACAAVLLAVNGRDGLRVGVLDVTPDSMREKHNLAGEPRDDIAFDVAADRLHTVDPTLGVELQRRGAWARCVQIVGALDAAAALSVQHTRERIQFGRPLSAFQSVQQTLAGMAGDIERARAAAAFAVDAAAAHGFDSRYTDHAVTVAKVSVGRVVGPVTTAAHQLHGAIGVTREHPLWLFTLRAQSWAGDYGSTVHFARRLGRLALTADDPWDLVTGDLT, from the coding sequence ATGAGCGCGCTCGCCGGCGGCGTCTTCGGCGCGGACAGCCCGCAGGACGACAACGTCGAGCTGCGCCGGCTCGTCGACGAGCTGGGGCGGCGCTCGTATGACGCCGGGCTGGGAAGACGCGGCCTGCCCGAGCAGTTGGACGGTGATTTGTGGCGCAACCTCACCGACACCGGGCTCGCGCGGCTGACGAGCACACCCGACATGGGCGCGGGTCCCGAGGAGCTCGCGATCGCGCTCTACGGTGTGGCGCGCCACGCCGGCGCGGTGCCATTGGCCGAAACCGACGCTCTCGCAGGCTGGCTGGGACGGCAGGCCGGCATCGAACTACCCGACGGCCCGCTGACCGTGGCGATCGCCGACGCCGACGCCGACGGTGGGCGGGTCACCGGCACCGCTCAGGCCGTGCCGTGGGCGCGGGCATGCGCGGCGGTACTGCTGGCCGTCAACGGTCGCGACGGCCTGCGGGTCGGTGTGCTCGACGTGACGCCGGACAGCATGCGGGAAAAACACAACCTTGCCGGCGAGCCGCGCGACGACATCGCGTTCGACGTGGCGGCCGACCGACTGCACACCGTTGACCCGACACTGGGTGTCGAGTTGCAGCGGCGCGGGGCGTGGGCGCGCTGCGTGCAGATCGTCGGCGCACTCGACGCCGCGGCAGCGCTGTCGGTGCAACACACCCGCGAGCGCATACAGTTCGGCCGCCCGCTCAGCGCATTCCAATCAGTGCAGCAGACACTGGCCGGCATGGCCGGGGACATCGAACGGGCCCGCGCCGCCGCCGCTTTCGCGGTCGACGCGGCCGCAGCACACGGCTTCGATTCTCGCTACACCGATCACGCAGTCACCGTGGCGAAGGTGTCGGTCGGCCGCGTGGTCGGCCCGGTGACGACCGCCGCCCATCAGTTGCACGGCGCGATCGGGGTGACCCGCGAGCACCCGCTGTGGTTGTTCACGCTGCGTGCGCAGAGCTGGGCCGGGGACTACGGCAGCACTGTGCATTTCGCGCGCCGGCTGGGGCGCCTCGCGCTGACCGCCGACGACCCGTGGGACCTGGTAACAGGCGATCTGACCTAG
- a CDS encoding Zn-ribbon domain-containing OB-fold protein, translated as MTQVVSIGTYLPPWTVGGRRAKGPDEDALTMAVAAGRAADPDVTAQRVVLVSRDFPLLEGGNGAVLLAGLSLPADTPVAEVLGGAPAVVDQVVNAAEATLVIAADDNDVAVGAAAVLTGAGGAALAPAARQTRSLPLIARGGDGLRHAYVDPRLQREVGVRSTLSRLGLTGTPTVAAVAGVPLAHLGGDFDTSAAVGDSTASAAAAIRLLADAVEAGSAGLLLAVEQSSISAAELTIEGQTPKIVRDEFPARELPKTRTADGIGIPISMPAYSRAFEPKIRWEAAIFDETPGIDSAPQFPPRMRVDNAGKLAREYRLEPLPRTGTVYTHTTVRIPVPDLPSPYSLAVVQLDDSPVRVLLKVTGVPAGEATIGQGGSVVLRKIANRSGVPDYGYAFWPGRTREGAIA; from the coding sequence ATGACACAGGTCGTCTCGATAGGGACCTATCTGCCGCCATGGACCGTCGGCGGCCGCCGGGCCAAAGGGCCCGACGAGGATGCGCTGACCATGGCGGTCGCCGCGGGCCGGGCCGCAGACCCCGATGTGACGGCGCAACGTGTCGTGCTGGTGTCGCGGGACTTCCCACTGCTGGAGGGCGGCAACGGCGCGGTCCTGCTGGCCGGCCTGTCGTTGCCTGCCGACACTCCGGTCGCCGAGGTGCTCGGCGGGGCTCCGGCCGTGGTGGATCAGGTGGTGAACGCGGCGGAGGCAACGCTCGTGATCGCCGCTGACGACAACGATGTCGCAGTGGGGGCAGCGGCGGTGCTGACTGGCGCAGGCGGCGCGGCACTGGCCCCGGCCGCCCGTCAGACGCGCAGCCTGCCGCTGATCGCCCGCGGCGGGGACGGCCTCCGCCACGCCTACGTCGATCCGCGGCTGCAGCGCGAGGTCGGGGTGCGCTCCACCCTGTCCCGACTGGGCCTGACCGGAACCCCCACGGTGGCCGCGGTTGCCGGCGTGCCGCTCGCTCATCTCGGCGGTGACTTCGACACCTCGGCCGCCGTCGGGGACTCGACGGCTTCGGCAGCCGCGGCCATCCGGTTGCTGGCCGACGCGGTCGAGGCGGGGTCGGCAGGTCTGCTCCTCGCGGTCGAACAGTCCAGCATCAGCGCCGCCGAGCTCACCATCGAGGGACAGACGCCGAAGATCGTCCGCGACGAGTTCCCGGCACGGGAGCTTCCGAAGACCCGCACCGCGGACGGGATCGGGATTCCCATCTCGATGCCTGCCTATTCCCGTGCCTTCGAGCCGAAGATCCGTTGGGAAGCCGCCATTTTCGACGAGACTCCCGGTATCGACTCCGCTCCGCAGTTCCCACCGCGGATGCGTGTGGACAACGCGGGGAAGCTGGCCAGGGAATACCGCCTCGAGCCGTTGCCGCGAACCGGAACTGTGTACACGCACACCACCGTGCGCATCCCCGTACCCGACCTGCCCAGCCCGTATTCGCTGGCGGTCGTCCAGCTCGACGACAGCCCGGTCCGGGTGCTGCTCAAGGTCACCGGCGTGCCGGCGGGCGAGGCCACGATCGGACAGGGGGGATCTGTGGTGTTGCGCAAGATCGCAAACCGGTCAGGCGTCCCCGATTACGGTTATGCGTTCTGGCCCGGTCGCACGCGCGAAGGAGCAATCGCATGA
- a CDS encoding thiolase C-terminal domain-containing protein — MRNVAMVGAGMTPFAEHFELGIKDLIPMAYAEAVGNVDKGIQKDDIEAAWFGELSTTDGFPSGILADTLDLTDIPVTRVENACATGNDAIRNGVMAIASGLYDVVLVVGADKVRETSSTTTFWDWAAMTRDNAWDYPLGLVAPANFALHVMRYLHESPATKEHMAMVAVKNHFHALKNPKAQLRYEITVEQALAAPIVVEPFGLYDCTPQSDGAAAVILAAEDVVDRYTDRPVWVRGVGLGMDRVMHQHKQDMTTFPATVRAAKAAMKMAGVTPRDIDVAEVHDCFTGVELISYEDLGFANRYEAYKLVEGREHYVGGSIPINPSGGLKAKGHPPGATGVAQCYELFNQLRGEAENQVDGARVALAHNIGGPTAVSAVTILSSDKN; from the coding sequence ATGAGAAACGTCGCCATGGTCGGTGCCGGGATGACACCCTTCGCCGAACACTTCGAACTGGGCATCAAGGACCTGATCCCGATGGCCTACGCCGAGGCCGTCGGAAATGTCGACAAGGGCATCCAGAAGGACGACATCGAGGCGGCGTGGTTCGGCGAGCTGTCCACCACCGACGGGTTCCCGTCGGGCATCCTGGCCGACACCCTCGATCTCACCGATATCCCGGTGACCCGCGTCGAGAACGCTTGTGCCACAGGCAATGACGCGATTCGCAACGGAGTGATGGCCATCGCGTCCGGCCTCTACGACGTGGTGCTCGTCGTCGGCGCCGACAAGGTCCGCGAGACGTCTTCGACCACGACGTTCTGGGACTGGGCGGCGATGACCCGCGACAACGCCTGGGACTATCCGCTGGGACTGGTCGCGCCGGCCAACTTCGCATTGCACGTCATGCGGTACCTCCACGAGTCGCCCGCGACCAAGGAGCACATGGCGATGGTGGCGGTCAAGAACCACTTCCACGCGTTGAAAAACCCGAAAGCCCAACTGCGCTATGAGATCACCGTCGAGCAAGCGCTGGCCGCCCCGATCGTCGTCGAACCGTTCGGGCTGTACGACTGCACCCCGCAGAGTGACGGCGCCGCAGCGGTCATCCTGGCCGCCGAGGACGTCGTCGACCGCTACACCGACCGACCGGTGTGGGTGCGCGGCGTCGGGCTCGGCATGGACCGGGTGATGCATCAGCACAAGCAGGACATGACGACGTTCCCCGCGACGGTGCGCGCCGCGAAGGCGGCCATGAAGATGGCAGGCGTGACGCCCCGCGACATCGACGTCGCCGAGGTGCACGACTGTTTCACCGGTGTCGAACTGATCAGTTACGAGGATCTCGGGTTCGCCAACCGGTACGAGGCCTACAAACTCGTCGAGGGCCGCGAGCACTACGTCGGCGGGTCGATACCGATCAACCCGAGCGGGGGGCTGAAGGCCAAAGGCCACCCGCCGGGCGCGACCGGCGTGGCACAGTGCTACGAACTGTTCAACCAATTGCGCGGCGAAGCCGAGAATCAGGTAGACGGGGCCCGAGTCGCGTTGGCCCACAACATCGGCGGCCCGACTGCGGTCTCCGCGGTCACCATCCTTTCCAGCGACAAGAACTGA
- a CDS encoding mycofactocin-coupled SDR family oxidoreductase — protein sequence MGSLDGRVVFITGAARGQGRSHAVMCAEQGADIVGVDICEDLDVVPYHLGTEDDLEETARLVEKTGRQMITRKADVRDIAALQEAFDAGVKEFGHVDTVIANAGVVLTNADERDASEALRLGLDIMLIGVWNAFQVAIPHMKERGEGGNLIATSSMIALLDLTDGRGGSDAYLMSKVAVVGLVRAYAAMLAPDRIRVNAVAPTNCATPMITENPALFKVIEDNPRMVNAVQTALPDLPLIEPRDVSNAILFLLSDAGRSFTGSMLKVDAGMDVRRG from the coding sequence ATGGGTTCACTCGACGGTCGCGTCGTCTTCATCACCGGAGCCGCCCGCGGGCAGGGCCGCTCGCACGCAGTGATGTGCGCCGAACAGGGCGCCGACATCGTTGGTGTCGACATCTGCGAAGACTTGGACGTCGTCCCCTACCACCTGGGAACCGAGGACGATCTGGAGGAGACGGCCCGTCTGGTCGAGAAGACCGGCAGGCAGATGATCACCCGCAAGGCCGACGTCCGGGACATCGCCGCGCTGCAGGAGGCATTCGACGCGGGTGTCAAGGAGTTCGGTCACGTCGACACCGTGATCGCCAACGCCGGGGTCGTGCTCACCAATGCCGACGAGCGCGACGCCTCCGAAGCCCTGCGGCTGGGGCTGGACATCATGCTCATCGGGGTGTGGAACGCCTTCCAGGTCGCGATCCCGCACATGAAGGAGCGTGGCGAGGGCGGCAACCTCATCGCGACGAGCTCGATGATCGCACTGCTTGACCTGACCGATGGCCGCGGTGGCAGCGACGCCTACCTGATGTCCAAAGTCGCCGTCGTCGGCCTGGTCCGTGCCTACGCGGCGATGCTCGCCCCCGACCGCATCCGCGTCAACGCGGTGGCGCCGACGAATTGTGCGACACCGATGATCACCGAGAACCCGGCGCTGTTCAAGGTGATCGAGGACAACCCCCGCATGGTCAACGCCGTGCAGACCGCGCTGCCGGACCTGCCGTTGATCGAGCCACGCGACGTCAGCAACGCGATCCTGTTCCTGCTCAGCGACGCCGGGCGCTCGTTCACGGGAAGCATGTTGAAGGTGGACGCCGGCATGGACGTGCGGCGGGGCTAG
- a CDS encoding acyl-CoA dehydrogenase family protein — MSDVLSAHEPELIKLRCAVRDFLRSDRAEFGWAPAVDSWLGGWDEGFSARLGDAGFVGLTVPKRYGGHGLGHLHRYVVTEELIRVGAPVAAHWTADRQVAPSLLNYGTEEQRERLLPRIAGGRFYSSIGMSEYGAGSDLAAVATKATRTDGGWLVSGTKVWTSGAHHAHQVVVLARTSPPDAQRRHAGFSQFLVPCDADGVRIEPIPLMSGAHHFNEVNLDQVFVPDADVLGEVGNGWHQVTAELSFERSGPERILSTGPLLFAAIRALGAGPAPDDRTAADVGDLVARLISLRQLSVSVARTLAAGGDAANQAALVKDLGTRFEAESVELIAELLDGTPSNPQLDAMLTTAWLHKPMFTLRGGTNEVLRGVVARGMGLR; from the coding sequence ATGAGTGACGTGTTGAGCGCCCACGAGCCGGAATTGATCAAGCTGCGGTGCGCGGTGCGTGATTTCCTGCGCTCCGACCGCGCCGAGTTCGGCTGGGCACCTGCCGTCGACTCGTGGCTGGGTGGATGGGACGAGGGGTTCTCGGCGCGGTTGGGCGACGCCGGGTTCGTCGGGCTCACCGTCCCGAAGCGCTACGGCGGCCACGGACTGGGCCATCTGCACCGCTACGTGGTGACCGAGGAATTGATCAGGGTGGGCGCCCCAGTAGCGGCGCACTGGACCGCTGACCGGCAGGTCGCGCCCAGCCTCCTGAACTATGGCACCGAGGAGCAGCGCGAGCGGCTGCTGCCGCGCATCGCGGGGGGCCGCTTCTACTCGTCGATCGGAATGAGCGAGTACGGCGCCGGATCGGATCTGGCTGCGGTGGCGACAAAGGCGACCAGAACCGATGGCGGCTGGCTGGTGTCCGGCACCAAGGTGTGGACCAGCGGCGCCCACCACGCACACCAGGTCGTCGTGCTGGCCCGCACCAGCCCACCGGATGCGCAGCGCCGCCACGCCGGCTTCAGTCAATTTCTGGTGCCCTGTGACGCCGACGGTGTCCGGATCGAGCCCATCCCGTTGATGTCAGGTGCGCATCACTTCAACGAGGTCAATCTCGACCAGGTCTTCGTCCCCGACGCCGACGTACTGGGCGAGGTCGGCAACGGCTGGCATCAGGTGACCGCGGAGTTGTCGTTCGAGCGCAGCGGCCCCGAACGGATTCTGTCCACTGGCCCGCTGCTGTTCGCGGCGATCCGGGCGCTGGGTGCCGGGCCAGCACCTGATGACCGCACGGCCGCCGACGTCGGCGATCTGGTGGCCCGGTTGATTTCGCTGCGTCAGCTCTCGGTGTCGGTGGCGCGCACGCTGGCCGCCGGTGGCGACGCGGCGAATCAGGCCGCGCTGGTCAAGGATCTCGGCACCCGCTTCGAGGCCGAGTCTGTTGAGTTGATCGCCGAACTGCTGGACGGAACGCCGTCGAACCCGCAGCTCGACGCCATGCTGACCACCGCGTGGCTGCACAAGCCGATGTTCACCCTGCGCGGTGGCACCAATGAGGTACTGCGCGGCGTGGTCGCCCGCGGAATGGGGTTGCGATGA
- a CDS encoding SDR family oxidoreductase: MNTPDPRTLRNRVVVVTGASRGIGAAIAVRAGADGAAVALLAKTETPNPKIAGTLAETADAVQRAGGRALSVACDVRDTGAVASAIARIAEEFGSIDIVVNNAGALDLRPTAQLPPKNLRRLLEVNVEGPFAVVQAALPHLRQSGNAHIVNISPPLNLEPKWVGAHVGHTVGKYAESLLTLGWAEEFASVPIAVNSLWPATTIASTGMMVAMGEAAVRAQARSPQIMADAVHALVTRPAAACSGHFYTDEEILLEEGGGDLSDYRLAERDEDLTPNFYLPSSPLPAR; this comes from the coding sequence GTGAATACTCCCGATCCTCGCACCTTGAGGAATCGCGTCGTCGTGGTGACCGGAGCCAGCCGCGGCATCGGTGCGGCCATCGCCGTCCGCGCCGGTGCCGACGGCGCGGCCGTGGCGCTGCTGGCCAAGACCGAAACGCCCAACCCCAAGATCGCGGGCACACTGGCCGAGACCGCGGACGCCGTGCAACGCGCCGGCGGGCGGGCGCTGTCGGTGGCCTGCGACGTGCGAGACACCGGCGCCGTGGCGTCCGCGATCGCCAGGATCGCTGAGGAGTTCGGTTCCATCGACATCGTGGTCAACAATGCCGGCGCCCTGGACCTGCGGCCGACCGCACAACTTCCGCCGAAGAACCTGCGTCGGCTGTTGGAGGTCAACGTCGAAGGGCCGTTCGCTGTGGTGCAGGCCGCCCTTCCCCATCTGCGCCAGTCGGGCAACGCGCACATCGTCAACATCTCACCACCGCTGAACCTGGAGCCGAAATGGGTCGGCGCGCATGTGGGACACACCGTCGGCAAGTACGCTGAGAGCCTGCTGACCCTGGGCTGGGCCGAGGAGTTCGCGTCGGTGCCGATCGCGGTGAACTCACTGTGGCCGGCCACCACGATCGCGAGTACCGGCATGATGGTCGCGATGGGAGAGGCGGCGGTTCGCGCGCAGGCCCGCAGCCCGCAGATCATGGCGGACGCGGTGCACGCCCTGGTCACCCGGCCCGCCGCAGCCTGCAGCGGCCACTTCTACACCGACGAGGAGATCCTGCTCGAGGAGGGCGGCGGAGACTTGTCGGACTACCGGCTGGCCGAGCGCGACGAGGACCTCACGCCCAACTTCTACCTCCCGTCGAGCCCGTTGCCCGCCCGATGA
- a CDS encoding enoyl-CoA hydratase/isomerase family protein, whose protein sequence is MSDTHNGSPRPPDGDWLGTPYLTFKREGAFAICTLDRPEARNAMTPAMYFGIRYAISRVNADPDLAGLLITGTGDVFAPGGDLGQAAEDNWMDFASTMGMDVTPFDILRQSPKPVVSAVNGLCQGGGLQIAMCSDLAVVSDRATFRVPELFRGIADTYYSQVLARMIGPVRTKDLMFTGRTLTAEEALDWGMVARVVAHDDLLDTAKELLAQCCRTAPAARGVIKASLDNYLGLFDRIGMQTSLFGPEAREGFRAFKQKNSPAWVHPELQVDGRL, encoded by the coding sequence ATGTCCGACACCCACAACGGCAGTCCGCGTCCACCCGACGGCGACTGGTTGGGAACCCCCTACCTCACCTTCAAACGCGAAGGGGCGTTCGCGATCTGTACGCTGGACCGCCCAGAGGCGCGAAACGCGATGACGCCCGCGATGTACTTCGGAATCCGGTACGCCATCAGCCGGGTGAACGCCGATCCCGATCTCGCGGGTCTGCTCATCACCGGCACCGGTGACGTCTTCGCACCCGGTGGCGACCTGGGGCAGGCCGCCGAAGACAACTGGATGGACTTCGCGTCCACCATGGGCATGGATGTCACGCCATTCGACATCCTGCGTCAGTCGCCCAAGCCGGTGGTGTCGGCGGTCAACGGTCTGTGCCAGGGCGGCGGACTGCAGATTGCGATGTGCAGTGACCTGGCGGTGGTCAGCGATCGGGCCACCTTCCGGGTGCCGGAATTGTTCCGCGGAATCGCCGACACCTATTACAGCCAGGTGCTGGCCCGGATGATCGGGCCGGTGCGCACCAAGGACCTGATGTTCACCGGCCGGACGCTGACCGCCGAAGAAGCGCTCGACTGGGGCATGGTGGCCCGGGTCGTCGCCCACGACGACCTACTCGATACGGCCAAAGAGCTTCTAGCACAATGCTGCCGGACCGCGCCGGCGGCCAGAGGCGTGATCAAGGCCAGCCTCGACAACTACCTGGGCCTGTTCGACCGGATCGGCATGCAGACCAGCCTCTTCGGACCCGAGGCGCGCGAGGGCTTCCGGGCGTTCAAGCAGAAGAACTCGCCGGCATGGGTCCACCCGGAGCTTCAGGTGGACGGCAGGCTCTGA
- a CDS encoding enoyl-CoA hydratase/isomerase family protein yields the protein MTTSEIATLAGYEQFAPWLRVEKRGNVHVVSINRPEALNAVTEEVHHAFATIWKVLDADDDVRAVVTTGVGKAFSAGGDMVMFGRLIEDQVARTFQIHEARTVFLEVINFPKPLVSAVNGPAVGLGCSIALLSDLLVMGESSYLADPHVAIGLTAGDGGAAMLPLLIGMMKAKEYVLLGDRITAPIAEKLNLVTKVVSDDTVLDEALALGERMAALPPQALRSSKVALNMHLSRAAQGVLEYALAEELTSFSTPEFKERVAAFRARSKK from the coding sequence ATGACGACCTCTGAGATCGCCACCCTCGCCGGTTACGAGCAGTTTGCGCCGTGGCTCCGCGTGGAGAAGCGCGGCAACGTGCACGTGGTGAGCATCAACCGGCCGGAAGCGCTCAACGCTGTCACGGAGGAGGTGCACCACGCGTTCGCAACCATCTGGAAGGTGCTCGACGCCGACGACGACGTGCGCGCGGTGGTGACCACCGGTGTGGGCAAGGCGTTCTCGGCCGGTGGCGACATGGTGATGTTCGGTCGCCTGATCGAGGACCAGGTGGCGCGGACGTTCCAGATCCACGAGGCCAGGACGGTCTTCCTCGAGGTGATCAACTTCCCCAAGCCACTGGTGTCCGCGGTCAATGGGCCCGCTGTCGGACTCGGCTGTTCAATCGCGCTGCTGTCCGACCTGTTGGTGATGGGGGAGAGCAGCTACCTCGCCGACCCGCACGTCGCCATCGGGTTGACGGCCGGTGACGGTGGCGCGGCAATGCTGCCCCTGCTGATCGGCATGATGAAGGCGAAAGAGTATGTCCTGCTGGGGGATCGGATTACCGCGCCGATCGCCGAGAAGCTCAACCTGGTCACCAAGGTGGTCAGCGATGACACCGTCCTCGACGAGGCGCTGGCGCTGGGCGAGCGAATGGCTGCCCTGCCGCCGCAGGCGCTGCGGTCATCGAAGGTGGCACTCAACATGCATCTGAGCCGCGCCGCCCAAGGCGTGCTGGAATACGCACTCGCCGAGGAGCTGACGTCGTTCTCCACCCCGGAGTTCAAGGAGCGGGTCGCAGCCTTCCGGGCGCGCTCCAAGAAGTGA
- a CDS encoding PaaI family thioesterase yields MSGLIHRATDRDIETPDSIQIRFGIEFLEQNPSDATAVLTMPMSGFRNPFTGSPAVGPLAILVDAAGGIVNHYRRRDDQWTVSSELSLELSSHIGYDSDGPVVATARTLGPTGPTSLSICTLSCGDIVIGGGTVRSYYIPTDGVIPDRPEETLVRTAQTTLADLMAVAVSVDGGDDRTSVLRQGIDRNLNNDIGIVHGGVAAAGLELAASAAINQGRTGGLLQTASLRVNFLRPFFAGQTSRYEGAALRVGRSTAVGDAQAIGDDGKVAITARVTAYR; encoded by the coding sequence ATGAGCGGCTTGATTCATCGAGCGACCGACCGCGACATCGAGACCCCGGATTCGATCCAGATTCGTTTCGGCATCGAGTTCCTCGAACAAAACCCGTCAGATGCAACTGCCGTGCTGACCATGCCGATGTCGGGATTCCGTAATCCGTTCACCGGGTCGCCGGCGGTCGGCCCGCTGGCGATCCTGGTCGACGCGGCCGGCGGTATCGTCAATCACTATCGACGCCGCGACGATCAGTGGACCGTTTCGAGCGAGCTGTCTCTGGAACTGAGCTCTCACATCGGATACGACAGCGACGGGCCGGTGGTCGCCACGGCACGCACGCTCGGGCCGACCGGCCCCACCTCGTTGTCGATCTGCACACTCAGCTGCGGTGACATCGTCATCGGCGGCGGCACGGTGAGGTCGTACTACATTCCGACCGACGGCGTCATCCCCGACCGGCCAGAGGAGACGCTGGTGCGGACGGCGCAGACCACTCTGGCTGATCTGATGGCCGTGGCCGTATCGGTGGATGGCGGCGACGACCGCACATCGGTGCTGCGCCAGGGCATCGATCGCAATCTGAACAACGACATCGGAATCGTGCATGGCGGTGTGGCGGCGGCCGGCCTGGAACTCGCGGCGTCGGCGGCGATCAACCAGGGCCGGACCGGCGGACTGCTACAGACCGCCTCGCTGCGGGTGAACTTCCTGCGCCCGTTCTTCGCGGGACAGACTTCCCGGTATGAGGGAGCAGCGTTGCGGGTCGGCCGCAGCACCGCCGTCGGCGATGCGCAAGCTATCGGTGACGACGGCAAGGTGGCGATCACCGCGCGGGTGACCGCCTACCGCTGA